A region of the Longimicrobium sp. genome:
CCACTTCGCGCACGATGCGGGCGCCGGGGTCGGAAAGGAGCGGCGTGCCGGCGTCGGAGACGAGGGCCACCTTCTTCCCCTCCCTCAGCATAGCGACGACGGTGGCGGCGCGGCCCGCCTCGTTGTGCTCGTGCGCGGACATCAGCCGCGTCTGGATGTCTAAATGGCGGAGGAGGATGGAGGTGCGGCGGGTGTCCTCGGCCAGCACCACGTCCGCGCTGCCCAGGACCTCGACGGCGCGGCGGGTGATGTCGCCCAGGTTGCCGATCGGGGTGGAGACGACGTAGAGCGCCGCCACTAGAGCGACACCGCCCAGGGGAGGCGGTCGAAGAAGCCGTGCTCCTGCAGTACGAAGCGGCTGTCGCGCGCCACCCGCTCCACCATCGCGGCGGGGTCCACGCCGTCGTGGCGCGAGCCGGCGATCAGGGCGGCCGTCAGCCAGCCGGCCACCGCCTCGGTCAGCCCCTCGGGCGTGGCCACGGGGTCGCCCACGACGCGGCCCTCGTCAGTCAGGTGAAAGGCGCGCGCGGCGGGGAGGCGTCCGCCCACCTCGGCCTGTGCCGCGCGCACCATCGCCATCGCCGCGTCACGGCCGAGGGAGGAGGAAAGCTCGCGCAGGATGCCGCCCACCATGCGGCGGTAGAGGTCCACGAGTCCGGGGCCGGCCTGCACGGGAAGGGTGCCGAGCGCGGGATACGGGATCACCCGCGGCGCGCCGCCCGCCGCCCCGAACACCGAGCGCAGGAATTCCGGCACGGGGACGGTGCCGTCGCGCTCCGTGAAGTATCCGGATCGAAAAACGCCGTCCTCGAAGACCATGTAGTGGTGCCGCCCGGCGGACGTCATCTCCAGCACGCCGGTGAAGTGCCGCTGGCGCAGGTGCGGAAAGAGGAGCTCGGGGCGCGTGCAATCGACCGACGCGGCCCACTCCACCGGCTCCTGCACGAGCGTCGCGAGCATGGCCTGGAGCTGGGCCTCCGGCGCGCCGAAGTACCCGATCTGCCCCGCCTCGCCGCGCTCGCTCTCGGTGGCGGCGATGCGCAGCACCTCGGACAGCGCCGCGGCCCCGCGCCCCTCGTCCGCCTGGAGGCGCGCGGAGTGGAAGGGCTCACCGTTGCGCAGGAAGATCAGGTAGCACCGCTCCCCCAGCTGGATGCACACGAACCCCGACACGCGCGCCGCCCGGTCGCGCTTCCCGTCGCTCAGGATCCCCGGGAGGTTGACGTAGCTGAGCTTGGTGCGGGGGAGGAAGGCCGCTTCGTGTGGGAAGTGGTGGATCATCGCGCAGCGCGGGGGAAGTGGGTGACGTCCAATCGTACACTTTCCGTCGGCGCGCGCAAGGCGGAAAAGAAGTGCCAAGTGCCAAGTGCCAAGTGCGAACGCAAACCGCGCTCCTTCCTTTTGTCATCCTGAGGGAGCCGCCCGCACCAAAGCCCGTGGTGCGCGTGACCCCCTGAGGCGACCGAAGAATCTAGCCGACGAGGCAGGAGGACGGCGTTGCGGGGCGGGTCTCTCGTCACGCGCAGTAGATCCTTCGCTACGCGCCACAGGACGGAGCACGGGCGAGGACAGTGAGGCGCGTCGCTCAGGATGACAGAAGGGGCGGCGCGGATAGGATGGGGTCGCCGTTCTCCATTCCCATTCCCCATTCCCCATTCCCCAGGCACTAAAAAGCCGGGAAGAGCCTCGACGGCCCTCCCCGGCTTCGGATAGGCGGAGGTTACGCGGCCGCCGCGCCCAGGTGCTGCTTGATCTTGGCCTCGAGGGCCGGGCGCGGGACGGCGCCGATCACCGTGTCCACCACCTTGCCGTCCTTGAAGAACAGGATGGTGGGGATGGAGCGCACGTTGAACTGCGCGGCGCTGCGCTGGTTGTTGTCCACGTCCAGCTTGCCGACCGTCACCTGGCCCGCGTAGTCGTCCGCGAGCTGCTCCACGATGGGGGCCACCATGCGGCACGGCCCGCACCACACGGCCCAGAAGTCGACCATGGAGAGCCCGGCCTGGCCGGTCACGTCGCTGAAGGTCGCGTCCGTGATCTCGATCACGTTGTTGCTGTCCGCCATCTTATACCATCCTGTGCCGAAGGCCGGTAGCCGTGCCCGCGGGGCGGGGCTAACTTGGCGGCTACCTGATTGTTGACTACTCCCGTCACTGCGAGGGCCGATGACCGAGCGGGCGCTGGACCACGTTGGAATCGCGGTTCATTCCCTGAACGATTCGCTCCCCCTCTTCGAATCTATCACCGGAGGGAAGGGGTACGGCCGCGAGGTCGTCGAGAGCCAGGGGGTGGAGGTGGTGTTCGTGGGCGCCGGTGAAGGCCGCCTGGAGCTCCTGGCCCCCGTCCGCGAAGACTCCGCGGTGGCGAAGTACCTCGCTCGCCGCGGCGCCGGGATGCACCATCTGTGCTACCGCGTCGAAGACATCGCCGCCGAGCTCGACCGCTACCGCGCCGAGGGCGCCCAGCTCATCGACGAAACGCCTCGCGCCGGCGCCCACGGCCACCGCGTCGCCTTCATACACCCGAAGTCCACGGGCGGCGTTCTGGTGGAGCTTCTCGAAAGCTCGCACACCTGACAGGCTTCTACGGATTGGGTTCACGCGGAGACGCGGAG
Encoded here:
- the trxA gene encoding thioredoxin is translated as MADSNNVIEITDATFSDVTGQAGLSMVDFWAVWCGPCRMVAPIVEQLADDYAGQVTVGKLDVDNNQRSAAQFNVRSIPTILFFKDGKVVDTVIGAVPRPALEAKIKQHLGAAAA
- the mce gene encoding methylmalonyl-CoA epimerase — protein: MTERALDHVGIAVHSLNDSLPLFESITGGKGYGREVVESQGVEVVFVGAGEGRLELLAPVREDSAVAKYLARRGAGMHHLCYRVEDIAAELDRYRAEGAQLIDETPRAGAHGHRVAFIHPKSTGGVLVELLESSHT
- a CDS encoding SAM-dependent methyltransferase, with translation MAALYVVSTPIGNLGDITRRAVEVLGSADVVLAEDTRRTSILLRHLDIQTRLMSAHEHNEAGRAATVVAMLREGKKVALVSDAGTPLLSDPGARIVREV